The DNA segment CAGGCCACCCCTACCCCAGCAGTCGCCGGTATCCGGTATTGAATTCCATCGAGGTAACGACTGCGATCCTCGGAAGATGCGGTGCTGCGAGAAGGGATTCCGAACTGATCCATGAGCTCATCACGAACCTCGCCGTAGCTGTTCAGGGTGTAATCGATAGCCGGAGCAGAGAGATTGCGCCCGTACAACCCGGCAGAAAACGCATCACGCTGCCAGGTGATTCCGCCGTCCAGAGCCAGGGTTATCCCGCTCAGGGATGGCAACCCGTCCAGCCCGTCCTCGCGTGGCACCGGGGTATCATCCTCGAGCATAAACAACGACTCGCCGGCAAGCGGGGTATGGGTACGAATCATGGGGCGCACCTGACCGCCAGCAGTCCAGGTACTGTCCAGGGCCTGGAACTCCTGTACCCAGCCAAAATGGGCGGATATCTGAAACTCCAAGGCACCGGCCATTTCTTCCAGGTTGTCGCCCACAGCAATGAGCTGTGAGGTAAGCATAAGGCCGGTATTAAACCCGGTGCCGGTTCGGGCCACCCCGGCCAGGTACCCGCCCCCGGCTGCCCGCCCGCCGAGTCCGGACTCCAGCTGCAGCAGCAGACCGGCAAGACGGTTATCGCTGTCACTGCTGCGCTGCCAGGCAGGAATCAGGCGATCAAAGGGTACGGTAGACCACCCGAGGCTGTAGAGATGCAGCCCGCTGCCGTGACGGCCGGCAGCAGCCGGATTGCCGAACAGTGATGGCAGCCCGCCCTGCAGGGCCATGACACCGCCCTGCCCCTCTACCGATGGAAAACGCGGCGCAAGCTCGGGGTGATACACCACGGTATCAGCATGCACCGCCGCAACGGCAACAGTCAGTCCCAGCACTGCACAGAGAAGAATCAGTTTTAGGCGCTGTGGCTGCGCGTACATCAAGAAGCACTCCTGCTCATATAACACCAGCCAGAGGCTGATGTGACACATCGCTGCGTTGAGACTACTGTTTTCACAATTTTACTTGCACGCGGAAGGACTCAGTCGGCAAGGCGTGCGAGAGCAGCCTGAGCATCGGAAAGCCCTGGCTGAAGATCCAGTGCCCGCTGATATGCCGCGCGGGCAATCTCGGTCTGGCCAGCCTGCTCCCGGGCGTTCCCGAGCACTACCCACCAGCGCGGGTTATCTGGTGAGAACTCTACCGCAGAGGACAGGGCTATATCGGCATGGTGATACTCACCGACACGGTACAATGCGTCGCCCAGATAGAAATATACCGCTGATCGCTGTGATCCCTGCGGGTTCACGGCGAGATACTCCTGCAGCCGCTGGATGGCGGTTTCATAGTTTCCCAGCCGGTAATGGGATTCGCCAAGTATGTGCAGCACCCGGGCATCCCAGCGCCGCAAGCTCACTGCCTGCTGGGCAGCATCGGCAGCCTCACGCCAGCGATCCTGGGCCATCAGACTCCAGCCAAGCACCACATAGGCATCCAGTCGGGCCGGGTTCTGGGCGATTTCATCACGGGTAATCTCGATCGCAGCCCCGTAGTTGCCGCGCCGGTACTCGACCAGTGCATCACGCTGCGGCACCGCGTCCGGCTCGGCCGGTGTTTCCTGCCCCCAGGCGAGACCAGCACTACAGAACAATACGGCAACGGTCGCAAACAGCTGCCATCCACGACTGATCATGAGGCTACTCCCCCTTGCTGCGGATATCCATATCGCTATCGACATCCATCCGGCAGCTGCCGTTAAAACGGGCACCACTCTGCATGATCATGTCCGGGGTCTGAATACTGCCGCTGATGCTGCTGGTCGAGAACAGTTCCAGGCGGCGTAGCGCCCGGATATCACCCTGAACGCTCCCCTTGACCGATATAACCTGGGCATCGAGCTCGGCATGCACCCTGGCGGTGGGGCTGATAAACACATCGCTGGTGGAGTGCAGCTGACCATTTACCTGGCCTTTGATGAGTACCAGGTTATCAAACGAGATATCCCCCTGGAACTCCACATCCTCACCAAGCACGGTATCGATCTCGTCTTCATCTATATTGCGTACACGTAAATCCGACATTATGCCAATGATATACAAGCCCGCCAGCGCTGTCAATCGGAACTGGCGGCTCCGCTATCTGCTCCGGGGCCGGCATTGGCCGCGGCATCCCCGCCAGCATCGCTGTCGCCCAGCAGCTGCAGCGTCCGGTCCAGCGAGACCCGGATATCCCGACGCATTGCGGCAGTGTAGGGATTGCGCTGTTGCAGATCCATAAAAAGGCTCCAGGGGTCGTTGCAGGTCTGCTCCATGACCTGCAATAGCCGGGTATACCCAAGGGTAGCAATCGGACTGGGCTTGAGATCGAGATCCTTCAGCACCCGGCCGATAAAGTGGGTTATCCCCTGGGTGTAGGCAGCCTCCCGATCATGCTCTTCCGGGGTCATTACCAGCTGATCAAGCTGGTATTTCCTGAAGAAATCCTGCACCATCGCAAGCTGATCCGGCGCGATTCTGACCGGAGAAAACACCATCGGCAGCCCGTCCGCGCCATTCCTGGCCGAGTCGGGGCCGAACATCGGGTGGGTGCCCAACAACGGATTCTCGGCAGGGATAACCCGGTCAAGATCGGCCAACGGCTCTACCTTGACCGAGCAGGTATCGGCGACAATGGTGCGGGGGTGGAGCCTGGATGCGATCGTTTCTGCTACCGAACCCACCGAGGCGATGCTGGTGCACAGGAACACGATATCCAGGCGCTGATAGTCCGCATCGCCCAGCGGCAGCACCCCGGCGGGCAGTGCGCGCGGGGTGCGGTTCCAGGCATACACTGCCTCGGCTTCTTGAGCCAACAGCTGAGCCCAGAACATCCCAAATCTTCCCAGTCCGATAACGCCTATCTGCATAGCCAGATACTACCGCAAGGTAGCAAACCTGGCAATCGCACCAACTCCCTGTTATACTGTGTGGCGAGGTACACAATGAGCTTTATAACCAGAATGCATACACGCGCAAAGGATTTTCAGGGCGTCCTGGTGCTGCCGGAGGGCAGTGAACCACGGACAGTCGCCGCAGCCCGAAAACTGCTGGACCAGGGGTTATGCCGGGAGGCACTCCTTGTCGGCAGTCGGACCGGAATTGAGTCAACAGCAGCCGGGCAGAACATCGAGCTGGCCGGCATCACCCTGATTGAGCCGGAACATGACCAGGATTTCGAGGCCTGCAGCCAGGAATTTGCGGAGCTTCGCCGTCACAAGGGGGTAACCCTGGAGCAGGCCCGTTCCCAGATGCTGC comes from the Spirochaeta africana DSM 8902 genome and includes:
- a CDS encoding bactofilin family protein, giving the protein MSDLRVRNIDEDEIDTVLGEDVEFQGDISFDNLVLIKGQVNGQLHSTSDVFISPTARVHAELDAQVISVKGSVQGDIRALRRLELFSTSSISGSIQTPDMIMQSGARFNGSCRMDVDSDMDIRSKGE
- a CDS encoding prephenate dehydrogenase/arogenate dehydrogenase family protein produces the protein MQIGVIGLGRFGMFWAQLLAQEAEAVYAWNRTPRALPAGVLPLGDADYQRLDIVFLCTSIASVGSVAETIASRLHPRTIVADTCSVKVEPLADLDRVIPAENPLLGTHPMFGPDSARNGADGLPMVFSPVRIAPDQLAMVQDFFRKYQLDQLVMTPEEHDREAAYTQGITHFIGRVLKDLDLKPSPIATLGYTRLLQVMEQTCNDPWSLFMDLQQRNPYTAAMRRDIRVSLDRTLQLLGDSDAGGDAAANAGPGADSGAASSD
- a CDS encoding tetratricopeptide repeat protein, coding for MISRGWQLFATVAVLFCSAGLAWGQETPAEPDAVPQRDALVEYRRGNYGAAIEITRDEIAQNPARLDAYVVLGWSLMAQDRWREAADAAQQAVSLRRWDARVLHILGESHYRLGNYETAIQRLQEYLAVNPQGSQRSAVYFYLGDALYRVGEYHHADIALSSAVEFSPDNPRWWVVLGNAREQAGQTEIARAAYQRALDLQPGLSDAQAALARLAD